The sequence CTGAGCCGGGTGCTGCTTCGCTGTCCGCAGTGCTCAGGCCGCATAGTGGCGGGCTACTTTGCGAATCCCCTCGGCCACCCCCAGAATGAATTCCTCCGTCATGGCCTCATGAATTGTGACACGGATGCCCGTCTGCAAGATCGCTTCGGCCTCCGGGCATTCAACCTTCGTGTAATCCATCGAAGTCAGGCCCGTTTCCCGAAGCGGCCAACGCCCGTTGAAGAATCCGTGCTTGAGAAACACGGGATTGCGATGCAGCGGCACGGGAATGTAACCGGCCGACGCCGGCACGCCTTCAGCCGACAGCGCTTTGACGAACTCGGCGCGGTCGCAGCGGAATGCCGAGGGTGAAAGTCGGAACATGTAAAACCAATACGAACAGCGGTCGCCGGAAGCGACATGATGCGGCCGGATGCCGGCCAACCCGGTGATCTGCGCCGTCAGCAGGTCGCCCAGACGCGCGCGTTGGGCGACGATACCTTCCAGGCGTCCGAGTTGAGCGGCGGCCACGGCGGCTTGCGGTTCGCTCATGCGATAGTTCGTGGCAAAGCACTCAAACAAGCCGCCCTTCTCCCGGTCGAAACCCTTGTCGCCGTATCGTTGCAGAAGCGGGCCAAAGCGCTCGTCGTTTGAGCCGACGATTCCGCCGTCGCCGCACGTGACGTGTTTGGAGTTCTGTAACGAGAAACAAGCGATATGGCCCACCGTGCCGACGGGCTGTCCTTGATATTTCGTTCCCCAGGCCTGGGCACAGTCTTCGATCAGAATCAAGTTGTGCCGGTCTGCGATCGCCTTCAACGCGGTCATGTCGCACGGGTTGCCGGCCAGGTGCACGGCGGTGATAACTTTGGTTCTCGCGGTGATGCGGCGTTCGACATCCCGCGCGTCCAGGTTATAGGTGTTCGCGCCCAAATCCGCGAACACCGGCACGCCTTGCTGGTAAATCACGCCGATGACCGTTCCGATGTCCGTAATCGGCGCCGTGATGACTTCATCGCCCGGCCCGATGCCAGCCGCCGCCACGGCGATGTGCAGCGCCGCCGTTCCAGAGGAACAATTCATGGTGTATTTGAGCGGACAGATTTTGCGAAAGCGCTCAAGCAGGAGCGTGGTCTGAGGCCCCTTCCAATAAAGCAGCGACTCCTGGCCGAGCATCGCGTTGAGCCGTTCCCGTTCCGATTCGCCCCAGCGGATCGGCAAGCGGATCGATTTCTTGACCGCTTTCTCTCCGCCATGCAA comes from Verrucomicrobiota bacterium and encodes:
- a CDS encoding DegT/DnrJ/EryC1/StrS family aminotransferase, with the protein product MSSNSFDLISRRGFLAASSGVVLAAALPSVQEAAKPPSLPKLALHGGEKAVKKSIRLPIRWGESERERLNAMLGQESLLYWKGPQTTLLLERFRKICPLKYTMNCSSGTAALHIAVAAAGIGPGDEVITAPITDIGTVIGVIYQQGVPVFADLGANTYNLDARDVERRITARTKVITAVHLAGNPCDMTALKAIADRHNLILIEDCAQAWGTKYQGQPVGTVGHIACFSLQNSKHVTCGDGGIVGSNDERFGPLLQRYGDKGFDREKGGLFECFATNYRMSEPQAAVAAAQLGRLEGIVAQRARLGDLLTAQITGLAGIRPHHVASGDRCSYWFYMFRLSPSAFRCDRAEFVKALSAEGVPASAGYIPVPLHRNPVFLKHGFFNGRWPLRETGLTSMDYTKVECPEAEAILQTGIRVTIHEAMTEEFILGVAEGIRKVARHYAA